The sequence TTGTATAGCATGGCCATCTCTTACCAGTATCAGACAAATATGTTCCTGAATACATGGCATCTTCCAGTACAGGAAGACTTTGTTCGCAATGCCAGTGCCatgtttttgtaaatgtttcaaaactgaaataagagCAGTCTGAAGGGAGTTTGTCATATGGATGCACAAACGAAAGTATCTAATGAACATGATTGTTACCTGTTGTATGCTTCCCCTATTATTCAGGCATCCCTGCTGTATTGTATGTCTCTGCTGCAGTCACAGAACTTGAAAGGTAGCTCAGGTACTTCTGTACTAGAGTAGCCAGCCTCTGGCTCAGTCCTTTACATCACTGTCTTTCTATTTACATGTATAGAGTgcataatattttctaaaaatccaGTAACAATAAtattgcaggaagaaaaaccaCCACATTTCCTATAGTTAATctatccttaaaataaataaattccgTTAGCCTGAAAGGTTGAGTTTTCCCAGAATTAGATTTTTGCTGATTTGATATTGCTTTCGTTCTAGTGAAGACTTACGAGGACATGACTCTGGAAGagctagaagaaaatgaagatgaatttAATGAGGAAGATGAGAAAGCTATTGAAATGTACAGGTTAGAGAATCATACAGAACttggttttaatgaaaattgGAGCATGtggttgtttgatttttttgttttgtttgttttataggTATAGATACACGCTATTAGATGGTATCAAAGAGGAAGGATGTTCTTAGGCCTGATGCTAGAAAAAGTGGAATGTGTTTTTTGATCTCACGTGGACCTTCTGAGTGCCTTTAAAAGGATGCTGGAGTTTAAATTCAGTGTCCTTTATTTACAACCCAATTTTGCAGAGATAATGTACGCCCACTGAGCGAATAGTGAAATGGGGACTGTGAGAGCTTTGATAATCACCTTCAAGTTTTCTCAGTTTTTGTAGGAATGACAATAAGGTGCTGCATATTTATGATTGCAGTGTTGATTtatcatcatctttttttcatctcatgATTTTTACCATCTAGTTTGGTGGTGTAGTATCAGCAGAAGAAATGTCTGCTGGGGGCAGACATGACAAATTCCATTCACAGAACATAGTTGTACTTCTTGTGTGTTGATGGCTTTAACTTGTGATGCAAATGTAAGAATATCTACAGCCTACATTAACTTACTTTTGTTGCTCTGGGCTTTGAAGATGTTTGTAATCTGCCTCTGAAGTCTAGATTTAGActatttttctgtcaaaaatacatctgtttttaagctttctttccttgttGTTCAGACAGCAAAGGTtagcagaaatgaaagcagctcaaatgaagaataaatttGGGGAAGTTTTGGAGATTTCTGGAAAAGATTATGTTCAAGAAGTTACAAAAGCTGGAAAAGGTATATGGGTAGTCCTGCACCTGTACAAACAAGGgtaagaaattttcttttaaacctttCACTGTCAATGGCTGAAAATACTCTAGACAAGTGTATAGTTAATGTGGAAATTAAGGAACTGATTTTGGAGTTGCAAGAAATATTGAGTTAATAATTTCCTTACTGTTGGCTGAAGACAGCCAAACTTTGCTCTTAAAAGGATGTTACCAGGAAGTGGCTCtcttatatatttatatacacacacactgcacTGTGTGATTAGTCTTCTTATAGAGGTAGAGGTCTTCCCATTTCCTCTGCTATGGAAATACTAATCTTTGAAAATTATTCTGGGTAAAGTGCAAAGTGTTTTTGCTCTTAGAAGAATCGCTGTGTGGCTTTGACCTGTTTGCTAGATGTATAAAAACAGAGTGAACAAGGTTTTCAGTCTTGTCAACAGGATGGAATATCTTATTAAAAAGGTCTTATAAGTCGATATAATCTTCTGGGAAGGGCTAGAAAtacttgattttgtttgttgtctCTAACTGCTTCACGGGTATTTGTTGTCATTAGCTTTCTCATTTCCAGGAGtcgcttttctttctgttctgcctATGCTCGTGCAATTTTCAAACATCGTATCTTGTAAACCAAACCCTTTGTATAAAAAGAGGGAAAGTGGTactgctaatattttttttattaaaaaacaaaagcaacctCTAGTGATGCTGACTTCCTCTGAATGCTGGAGTACTGGACAACAAAATTATTCAGAAGTTGCTTATGGTACATTTGTCTTGCTGTTGAACTGCTATTTCTGACCTTTCTTCTGGTGAAGATTACTGTACAACGTGTCTTCTAGTTTTTCTTATGCATGTCTATTGCTGTTCTTTACAGAATTCCACTCTGTGCCTTAATAAATCAACATTTGAATGGGCTTGCAAGAAAGTTCAGAGATGTGAAATTCATCAAAGCTATCTCTACCACCTGCATACCCAACTACCCCGATAAGAATCTGCCTACAATATTTGTCTACCTTGAAGGAGACATCAAAGCTCAGTTCATTGGGCCTTTGGTGTTTGGTGGCATGAACTTGACAAGGGATGGTGAGTGTCTGCATCTTAAATATtccaaaggaaaagtaaaaatagtgAACAGTTTtgctgggaaagaaagaagtgaagtGAGAAATAGGAGAATGGAGATCACTAAAAGTcatgagggtttttttcttccccacccgTTTGGCTTAATGACGTGATTGAAGCTATATTGTACAAGCAGCAAGTGGCTGAGTAGGCCAAGAtacagttatttatttaatgtgtatGCAAGTATTCATACCCTGTGCCCTGTGAAGCAaatttttctgaatatattaAAAGGGCAAGTCATACCCCCCAcacttgttgttttttttttttttaacctgaaagaCTGATCTTGCCCCCAGTTGCTTGGTAATCTGTGCACTTGATAACTGGTGATTGCTCATTGCATTGCAAGGCATCTTGTTTTACTTCCAAGCTGAAGGCATATAAGTGTCTGTACCTTCCTGACACACAGGCTCCACTCCTCATTAGCCTTTAAGGAGAGCCCTTCCCGCTGCCCAGTTGGGCtgctcccttttcctctctATCTCAGAGATGGAGAGCCTTTCCTGGAGATCATGGTTTTGCCTGGATTATTTCCTCCTTGCTGGTTCAGCCCTTCTGGTGCCAGATCAGGGGTCATGCAGCCTTATCAGGATGATGTGCTTCGGGAGGTTAGGGTCGTAGGGCTGTGCCACAGATCTTGCAGAGCACCATGGCTCTGCAGAAAAAGCTGTTATTTGGAGAGGCTGGCAGGGTATGGTGTCATAAAGCAGTGCCTGAAGACAGAGGTCAGCAGTGGAAAAGGCCCTTCCTGTTGGAAAGTAATGCAACTGTGATGCAGTTTGGTGGATTTTATTGGAGCTAGAAGGATACTCATCAGCTTCCTGAGTAGGTGTGTTGGTCCAGATACCTTCAAGCTTTTTCAAGGTCAGACTTAAGGGCACCTATATCTGAAGTGAACCACGAAACGGAGCGTTTcaggaccctgctgagtgatGGCAGCTGCCTATACTGGCACAGAGTGCAaagaggttttgttgttgttttttttaataaaaccctGAAATTTATGGATTACCTTGAATGTGTGCTGTAGAAAACACTTCTCTGTCTGAaatgtcagaaggcaaaaagctcAACAGTGAGATCGCTAATTTGAGAGTAACTAACTCCACATTTAGAGGTTGCCTAATTATGCACTGAAGGGAGCAATGGTAGCAGAACATAGTCATCTTTCTCCCGTTTTGAGCTCATAAATAATTGATTTTGAGGGATCCAAAGGCAGCCGAGCCAGCTTAATTCAGTCATTGCAAAAAGCTAGGTACTGAAATTCTAcgctttcttttattttttttttctttctttatcccCTAAGTCTAGGTGACTTCCACTGGAGATTAAAGAAAGTGTGAGGTTGTATTCATTAGTCTGTAATGTCTGAAGGAAATTAGATTTAATGATGGGTTTTGCAGCAGAACTAGGAGAGAGGTTTCAACTGAGTGTGTTGTATTGACTTTCTACCGCTTCTGGGAAGCAATCCAGTTTGGGTCTATATAGTAACAGGCCCACTACTGATGGTGGCGTTTCTTTTACTGTCTTGAAAGGAACTAATAATCAGTGCATGGAGTAGTGGGAAAGGGGTAGATTGCATCTATGGAGTACATCCCTGGAAAATAGCTAGAATTC comes from Anser cygnoides isolate HZ-2024a breed goose chromosome 1, Taihu_goose_T2T_genome, whole genome shotgun sequence and encodes:
- the PDCL3 gene encoding phosducin-like protein 3; this translates as MQDPDKDTEWNDILRKKGILPPKENLEEQERAKEEEQLMILQKSIVKTYEDMTLEELEENEDEFNEEDEKAIEMYRQQRLAEMKAAQMKNKFGEVLEISGKDYVQEVTKAGKGIWVVLHLYKQGIPLCALINQHLNGLARKFRDVKFIKAISTTCIPNYPDKNLPTIFVYLEGDIKAQFIGPLVFGGMNLTRDELEWKISESGAIKTDLEENPRKQIQDQLMSSIRVCAPTRGESDSEDD